The proteins below are encoded in one region of Chelmon rostratus isolate fCheRos1 chromosome 21, fCheRos1.pri, whole genome shotgun sequence:
- the nbr1a gene encoding NBR1 autophagy cargo receptor a, whose product MGLPVTIKVNFRGNVKRFLAQDLDKLEWESVEAWIKASFGINHFQVKYFDEDNEEICINSQDEYEEAIKSAEKQGNQLHMNVYKMKGQACGGPLKTEVKELKGDLRPAPPYPSRVKTVDKGTQVTPERDAVTVKDTKGNKPEDEPPPMWFRSYMEKFKDEVVKEVVERMCSDFSGQCCTHKSSDGLHEVGGASDGPIGPRPGPSTANGSLGYTPNCSSCNKLTSEGAYKCSVCPSCILCEMCRHSHDPSHNLVRTKTPLSIPEHGMSGELRFPRRGDRTVRKAERQRLKAERRQLRAEVKEIKKKLRLEKRGLQWSGPSTSGRANLTNMTSASTQVPALPPPAASETASGPAPAQGPIPAPVPDPQASSPEGPGVSHTSLVPTMAALFLDENLPDGTRLEPGTKFIKYWKMRNSGTISWTSETKLVFMWGNLGLASEEKREVPVPLLLPGQVGVVSVAFVAPVMEGTYTSHWRLAHCRCQFGPRVWCSIVVEHGDGRNALGHQSKRLKEEVRPGEREKEVRSKDSSPGLSVDLNHDDYYFPSVDLLTAQDLLSFELLDINIVQELEKVPNNTPVDLTPCISPLPHDAPVLEKAITSQLKEDTEVTGVRKLFGVKLRHHRELLEPVTQEEDREEEISGAQFLCETVIRSLTLEEAPDHRPLRRVQHSSHKPQVVSRGPSFCFERVVEAEKTETVQEGNEEICAIRLESSGGLSGTGLNQITQDAETKPVLLLEPASEISSHDDNEEEEVLGLDDMQNMKDTQKEKAKGEDWEEVSSQTSSVSSCDDYIIVLPDCFDTSRPLGESMYSSAVSQPDAPAAAGTSADPGGREEDEEEEEDEESGRAALLTERPERMDAADAEESVNTWPPPVLPIHSSVNQMLCTSQTLDAVTLTPEVVAPVPLLLPDPLLAPPALYSPRSEALYLAEDPSPPACEPYEPHQPRVHLNVSSGLSRSAGSASSAFETYNPRPSNTLQPRGQGGITEGLVKGALSVAASAYKALFTGPNCSIQRGIDPATRQDPSMMAMLLEMGFRDQRLNQRLLRKHGYSLLHAVNELVQMAEDSQSKAVNTQQ is encoded by the exons AAAGCATCTTTCGGGATCAACCACTTTCAAGTCAAATACTTTGATGAGGATAATGAAGAG ATTTGCATAAACAGTCAAG atgaATATGAAGAAGCCATCAAG AGTGCTGAGAAGCAGGGGAACCAGTTGCACATGAATGTGTACAAGATGAAAGGGCAGGCCTGCGGCGGCCCACTGAAGACGGAGGTGAAGGAGCTGAAAGGAGACCTTCGGCCTGCTCCTCCTTATCCATCGAGGGTCAAAACAGTGGACAAAGGCACACAGGTCACCCCGGAGAGAGACGCT GTGACAGTAAAGGACACCAAGGGGAACAAACCAGAAGATGAGCCACCTCCCATGTGGTTCAGATCGTACATGGAGAAA TTTAAAGATGAGGTGGTGAAAGAGGTCGTGGAAAGGATGTGCAGTGACTTTTCTGGCCAGTGTTGTACCCACAAATCATCTGATGGCCTCCATGAGGTCGGCGGGGCTAGTGACGGTCCTATAGGGCCTAGACCAGGCCCCTCCACCGCGAATGGATCCCTTGGCTATAccccaaactgcagcagctgcaataAACTCACCTCTGAAGGCGCCTACAAGTGCAG TGTGTGCCCGTCCTGCATCCTGTGTGAGATGTGCAGACATAGCCATGACCCCAGCCACAACCTCGTGAGAACCAAGACACCTCTGTCCATCCCTGAGCACGGAATGTCGGGAGAATTGAG GTTCCCAAGGCGAGGAGACAGGACAGTGCGCAAGGCAGAGCGACAGCGCCTCAAAGCTGAAAGGAGGCAGCTAAGAGCTGAAGTGAAGGAAATCAAGAAGAAACTGAGACTGGAGAAGAGGGGGCTGCAGTGGAGTGGGCCCTCTACCTCAGGCAGAGCAAACCTGACTAACATGACCTCCGCGTCAACCCAGGTCCCAGCCCTGCCCCCCCCTGCTGCCTCAGAAACAGCCTCAGGTCCAGCCCCAGCCCAAGGTCCCATCCCTGCCCCGGTCCCTGATCCCCAGGCCTCCAGTCCAGA GGGTCCCGGGGTCTCGCACACGTCCTTGGTGCCCACTATGGCTGCCTTGTTTCTGGATGAAAATCTGCCGGACGGCACCCGTCTGGAGCCCGGTACCAAGTTCATCAAATACTGGAAGATGAGGAACTCGGGGACTATCAGCTGGACCTCAGAGACTAAg CTAGTGTTCATGTGGGGGAACCTCGGCCTGGCgtcagaggagaagagggaggtgCCGGTCCCCTTGCTGCTGCCCGGACAAGTGGGAGTGGTCAGTGTGGCCTTTGTCGCTCCTGTGATGGAGGGGACGTACACCTCCCACTGGCGGCTGGCGCACTGCAGGTGTCAGTTTGGCCCGCGTGTGTGGTGCAGCATCGTGGTCGAACACGGCGATGGCCGCAACGCACTCGGGCATCAGAGCAAACGACTG aaggaggaggtgaggccaggggagagggagaaggaggtaAGGTCCAAGGACAGCAGCCCTGGCTTGTCTGTAGACCTGAACCATGATGACTACTACTTCCCCTCAGTTGACCTGCTGACTGCACAG GATCTACTATCATTTGAGTTGCTGGATATAAATATTGTGCAAGAATTGGAGAAGGTTCCTAACAACACCCCTGTGG ATTTGACACCCTGCATATCCCCACTGCCCCATGATGCACCTGTGCTGGAAAAGGCCATCACTTCACAGCTAAAAGAAGACACAGAGGTCACAGGGGTCAGAAAACTTTTTG GAGTGAAGCTGAGGCAtcacagggagctgctggagccTGTGAcccaggaggaggacagggaggaggagatcaGTGGAGCCCAGTTCCTCTGTGAGACCGTCATCCGCTCCCTCACCTTGGAGGAAGCCCCCGATCACAGACCCCTACGCAGAGTCCaacacagcagccacaaacCCCAGG TCGTTTCCCGGGGTCCCAGCTTTTGCTTCGAGAGAGTTGTCGAGGCTGAGAAAACTGAGACGGTGCaagaaggaaatgaggagaTCTGTGCCATCAGACTCGAGAGTTCAGGTGGGCTGTCCGGCACAGGTCTCAACCAGATCACCCAGGACGCCGAGACAAAGCCAG TTCTGCTGCTGGAACCAGCGAGCGAAATCAGTTCACACGATGAtaacgaggaggaggaggtcttgGGCTTAGATGACATGCAAAACATGAAGGATACTCAAAAAGAGAAAGCCAAAGGAGAAGACTGGGAGGAG GTCAGCAGCCAGACCTCCTCAGTCTCATCCTGCGATGATTACATCATTGTCCTACCAGACTGCTTCGACACCAGCCGGCCTCTGGGAGAGTCCATGTACAGCTCCGCCGTGTCGCAGCCCGACGCTCCTGCCGCTGCCGGGACCTCGGCCGATCCGGGCGGAcgggaggaggatgaggaggaggaggaggacgaggagtcCGGCAGGGCGGCGCTGCTGACAGAGAGACCGGAGAGGATGGACGCGGCCGATGCTGAGGAATCGGTGAACACGTGGCCTCCGCCCGTCCTTCCCATCCACAGCAGTGTGAACCAGATGCTGTGCACCTCCCAAACCCTGGACGCTGTGACGCTCACCCCTGAGGTGGTGGCACCggtgccactgctgctgcctgaccCCCTGCTGGCTCCACCGGCCCTCTACTCCCCCAG GTCTGAGGCACTGTACCTGGCTGAGGACCCGAGTCCTCCAGCCTGTGAACCATATGAGCCACATCAACCAAGGGTCCATCTAAATG TATCATCTGGTTTGTCAAGATCAGCGGGCTCAGCATCCAGTGCCTTTGAGACATATAACCCCAGACCAAGCAACACTTTGCAGCCAAG GGGCCAAGGAGGCATCACAGAGGGACTCGTCAAGGGGGCCCTTTCTGTGGCAGCGTCCGCTTATAAAGCTCTCTTCACTGGACCAAACTGTTCAATACAG CGAGGCATCGACCCGGCCACCAGACAGGACCCTTCCATGATGGCGATGCTCCTGGAAATGGGCTTCAGAGACCAGCGGCTCAACCAGCGGCTGCTGAGGAAGCACGGCTACAGCCTGCTGCACGCTGTGAACGAGCTGGTGCAGATGGCCGAGGACAGCCAGAGCAAAGCTGTCAACACTCAGCAATGA
- the tmem106a gene encoding transmembrane protein 106A isoform X1, whose amino-acid sequence MKSSTCDLQLLQGEGSDSVHTFQGGGCLTYLDFKLKSCSEVSGALLFFFSVMVTPAKNHKTTEGPELTNGTEKVKTLRHFPPYGSVNGSSSGDSCPTCRGTGRIPRGHEDQLVAVIPCNDVRLKPRRTKLYVCVSMAVCLLVCCLILFFLFPRSVTLTPVSVLSVMVYFTPDTVEMEVINLINISNENFVPVQIVEFSVQGLVSDAVVGKTKISNMTALQSRSQKSYTIKIYLPITDKGLNSYCKSSTIKIHTLFLELQMTMNISYLSHTEQLSLDTFEYIDCGTNSTIPHPVR is encoded by the exons atgaaaagcagcacatgtgatctgcagctgctgcagggagaagGAAGCGACTCAGTTCACACGTTTCAAGGCGGCGGATGTTTGACATACCTGGATTTTAAGCTCAAGTCGTGTTCTGAG GTTTCAGGCGccttgcttttcttcttcagtgtcATGGTGACACCAGCGAAAAACCACAAAACCACGGAGGGACCTGAGCTGACAAATGGGACGGAAAAGGTGAAAACACTGAGGCATTTCCCTCCGTATGGAAGCGTGAATGGAAGCTCATCAGGAGACAGCTGCCCCACATGTCGTGGCACCGGGCGAATTCCAAGAG gccATGAAGATCAGCTGGTTGCTGTAATCCCATGTAATGACGTAAGGCTGAAACCCAGACGCAC gaagctgtatgtgtgtgtctccatggcCGTGTGTCTCCTCGTTTGCTGTCtgatcctcttcttcctcttcccccgGAGTGTCACCCTGACgcctgtgtctgtgctgtcagtCATGGTCTACTTCACCCCAGATACAGTTGAGATGGAGGTCATA AATCTCATCAACATCAGCAACGAGAACTTCGTCCCAGTTCAGATTGTCGAGTTCAGCGTTCAGGGTCTGGTCTCTGATGCCGTTGTGGGTAAGACCAAGATCTCTAATATGACCGCCCTCCAGTCCCGCTCACAGAAATCG TATACCATTAAAATTTACCTGCCCATCACTGATAAAGGCTTAAA CTCTTACTGCAAGTCGAGCACTATCAAGATTCACACGTTGTTTCTGGAGCTGCA aATGACAATGAATATTTCCTATCTCTCCCACACGGAGCAGCTGTCTCTGGACACGTTTGAATATATTGACTGTGGCACCAATTCAACAATCCCACATCCTGTGAGATGA
- the tmem106a gene encoding transmembrane protein 106A isoform X2: MVTPAKNHKTTEGPELTNGTEKVKTLRHFPPYGSVNGSSSGDSCPTCRGTGRIPRGHEDQLVAVIPCNDVRLKPRRTKLYVCVSMAVCLLVCCLILFFLFPRSVTLTPVSVLSVMVYFTPDTVEMEVINLINISNENFVPVQIVEFSVQGLVSDAVVGKTKISNMTALQSRSQKSYTIKIYLPITDKGLNSYCKSSTIKIHTLFLELQMTMNISYLSHTEQLSLDTFEYIDCGTNSTIPHPVR, encoded by the exons ATGGTGACACCAGCGAAAAACCACAAAACCACGGAGGGACCTGAGCTGACAAATGGGACGGAAAAGGTGAAAACACTGAGGCATTTCCCTCCGTATGGAAGCGTGAATGGAAGCTCATCAGGAGACAGCTGCCCCACATGTCGTGGCACCGGGCGAATTCCAAGAG gccATGAAGATCAGCTGGTTGCTGTAATCCCATGTAATGACGTAAGGCTGAAACCCAGACGCAC gaagctgtatgtgtgtgtctccatggcCGTGTGTCTCCTCGTTTGCTGTCtgatcctcttcttcctcttcccccgGAGTGTCACCCTGACgcctgtgtctgtgctgtcagtCATGGTCTACTTCACCCCAGATACAGTTGAGATGGAGGTCATA AATCTCATCAACATCAGCAACGAGAACTTCGTCCCAGTTCAGATTGTCGAGTTCAGCGTTCAGGGTCTGGTCTCTGATGCCGTTGTGGGTAAGACCAAGATCTCTAATATGACCGCCCTCCAGTCCCGCTCACAGAAATCG TATACCATTAAAATTTACCTGCCCATCACTGATAAAGGCTTAAA CTCTTACTGCAAGTCGAGCACTATCAAGATTCACACGTTGTTTCTGGAGCTGCA aATGACAATGAATATTTCCTATCTCTCCCACACGGAGCAGCTGTCTCTGGACACGTTTGAATATATTGACTGTGGCACCAATTCAACAATCCCACATCCTGTGAGATGA
- the arl4d gene encoding ADP-ribosylation factor-like protein 4D encodes MGNQLTDMAPNTPSFLPNFQSLHVVVIGLDSAGKTSLLYRLKLKEFVKTIPTKGFNTEKIKVAVGVSRTINFQVWDVGGQEKLRPLWKSYTRRTDGMVFVVDSTELERMEEAKVELHKITRTSENQGVPVLILANKQDLDSALSACEVEKLLSVHELSVYTLHHVQSCSAVDGQGLQPGLEKLYEMILKRKKMVKHNRNRKR; translated from the coding sequence ATGGGGAACCAGCTGACCGATATGGCTCCCAACACCCCGTCGTTCCTGCCAAACTTCCAGTCTCTGCACGTGGTGGTTATCGGGCTCGACTCGGCCGGCAAAACCTCTCTGCTCTACAGGCTCAAACTGAAGGAGTTTGTGAAAACGATTCCCACCAAGGGCTTCAACACGGAGAAGATCAAGGTGGCTGTGGGAGTGTCTCGGACCATAAATTTCCAGGTGTGGGATGTAGGCGGCCAGGAGAAACTGCGCCCGCTGTGGAAGTCTTACACCCGGCGGACAGATGGGATGGTGTTTGTGGTGGACTCCACTGAgctggagaggatggaggaggccAAAGTGGAGCTCCACAAGATCACCCGCACCTCAGAGAACCAGGGGGTCCCTGTGCTCATCCTGGCCAACAAACAGGACCTGGATTCAGCCTTGTCTGCCTGCGAGGTGGAGAAGCTGCTTTCTGTCCACGAACTGAGCGTGTACACGCTGCATCACGTGCAAAGCTGCAGCGCGGTGGACGGTCAGGGACTCCAGCCGGGCCTGGAGAAACTTTATGAGATGATCCTGAAGCGGAAGAAGATGGTGAAGCACAACAGGAACAGAAAGAGATGA